One Tolypothrix bouteillei VB521301 DNA window includes the following coding sequences:
- the fabG gene encoding 3-oxoacyl-ACP reductase FabG has translation MKDSHVLVTGGTGGLGLGVTPNVLAHKPTSVTIPYTNAQNVERLKSVLPVTDLDRIQFVRANLSEESAVKNLVNDMERVDVLIHLVGGFSMGKTHEYPYEKWKADLELNLNLAFLVLKHSLRRMFQNGYGRIVTVGSRGAVQPGGQLAAYCAAKAGLIALTQAIADETKGANITANIVLPSVIDTPTNRDAMNTENASTWVKPDSIAQVICFLASEAALDMRGAVVPVYGNI, from the coding sequence TGGTGGAACGGGTGGATTAGGACTTGGTGTTACGCCAAATGTTCTCGCGCACAAACCTACGAGCGTGACAATTCCTTATACTAACGCACAAAACGTTGAGCGATTAAAAAGTGTTCTCCCTGTAACTGATTTAGATCGTATTCAATTTGTTAGAGCTAATTTATCAGAGGAATCGGCTGTGAAAAATTTAGTCAATGATATGGAAAGAGTCGATGTTTTGATTCATCTCGTTGGTGGGTTTTCGATGGGAAAAACCCATGAATATCCTTATGAAAAGTGGAAAGCCGATCTAGAACTGAATTTAAATCTTGCTTTCCTGGTGTTGAAGCACAGTTTAAGAAGGATGTTTCAAAACGGCTATGGACGAATTGTGACAGTAGGTTCGCGAGGAGCCGTACAACCAGGGGGACAGTTAGCAGCCTATTGTGCTGCCAAAGCTGGATTAATTGCGCTGACCCAGGCGATCGCTGATGAAACGAAAGGGGCAAACATCACTGCTAATATCGTTTTACCTAGTGTAATCGATACTCCCACCAATCGAGATGCAATGAATACAGAGAATGCTTCAACTTGGGTTAAACCCGATTCTATAGCACAGGTAATCTGTTTTTTAGCTTCAGAAGCCGCTCTTGATATGAGAGGAGCAGTTGTTCCTGTGTATGGCAATATCTAA
- a CDS encoding 4a-hydroxytetrahydrobiopterin dehydratase yields the protein MNALSILSASELDLALQELQGWSIERGKLHRQFQFSSFVEAFGFMTRVALVAETIGHHPEWCNVYNRISVDLTTHDAGGITMNDIHLAHKMNELAE from the coding sequence ATGAACGCCTTATCCATTTTATCAGCGAGTGAACTCGATCTTGCTTTGCAAGAACTGCAAGGTTGGAGTATTGAGCGAGGAAAACTCCATCGTCAATTTCAATTTTCATCTTTTGTTGAAGCCTTTGGATTTATGACTCGTGTGGCACTGGTGGCAGAAACAATAGGACATCATCCAGAGTGGTGCAACGTATACAACCGAATATCAGTCGATTTAACAACTCACGATGCAGGTGGAATTACAATGAACGATATACATCTGGCTCACAAAATGAATGAGCTAGCGGAGTAA
- a CDS encoding GNAT family N-acetyltransferase, protein MIKLLIKQQPAIDISSDTVLGGIEELGGRWLILFETPRLVVRQLRHSDADALFAVYSDPLVVRWVGDGTPLTHELCVKWIKISLRNYQTKGFGASAVVAKSNSQFIGCCGIIYDPQRNEPEIIYGFGKRWWGQGFASEVVRPMLAYGLKQCGLKRILATIAPENLASVRVAIKAGMVFEREEIEADGSPTLIYSIDPNTIKNNDIKIIDASP, encoded by the coding sequence ATGATTAAGTTACTGATCAAACAGCAACCTGCTATCGACATCAGTTCAGATACGGTATTGGGTGGGATTGAGGAATTGGGAGGTAGGTGGTTGATTTTGTTTGAAACACCACGGCTGGTTGTCCGTCAATTGCGCCACTCTGACGCAGACGCGCTGTTCGCGGTGTATAGTGACCCTCTTGTGGTACGGTGGGTCGGCGATGGAACGCCTTTAACGCACGAACTGTGTGTGAAATGGATAAAGATATCGCTTCGTAACTACCAGACTAAAGGTTTCGGTGCTTCGGCGGTCGTAGCCAAGTCAAACTCCCAATTCATCGGCTGTTGCGGAATTATTTACGACCCACAACGAAACGAGCCAGAAATTATCTATGGCTTTGGTAAACGCTGGTGGGGGCAGGGCTTTGCCAGTGAAGTTGTAAGACCCATGCTTGCTTACGGTCTTAAGCAATGTGGGCTGAAGCGAATACTCGCAACCATTGCGCCGGAGAACTTGGCATCTGTGCGTGTTGCAATCAAAGCGGGGATGGTATTTGAGCGAGAGGAAATAGAGGCGGATGGATCTCCTACGCTCATATATTCTATCGATCCAAACACAATCAAAAATAATGATATCAAAATCATAGATGCCTCACCATAA
- a CDS encoding type 1 glutamine amidotransferase domain-containing protein gives MSAKVLVVLTSHDTLGDTGKETGFYLPEVSHPVAVFDKAGLSVQYVSPKGGKAPMTGIDLNDPLNKAFLDNPEKVAQVENTLRPEQIDPAEYNAIFYAGGHGTMWDFPDNASLSRIATAIYERGGVVGAVCHGPAGLVNVKLSNGEYLVADKIVSCFTNEEEAAVELSQVVPFLLESKLIERGATVEKAPNFQAKVFASDRLVTGQNPASAMGVAERMVELLAQSTSVLSSTVSA, from the coding sequence ATGTCTGCAAAAGTTTTAGTCGTTTTAACCAGTCATGACACATTAGGAGATACAGGCAAAGAAACCGGGTTCTACTTGCCAGAAGTGAGCCATCCAGTTGCAGTGTTCGACAAAGCAGGTTTGAGCGTTCAATACGTCAGCCCTAAAGGTGGCAAAGCTCCCATGACCGGGATTGACCTAAATGACCCGCTCAACAAAGCCTTCCTGGACAATCCAGAAAAAGTCGCACAAGTAGAAAACACACTGCGCCCCGAGCAGATCGATCCAGCCGAGTACAATGCCATCTTCTATGCAGGTGGACACGGAACTATGTGGGATTTCCCCGATAACGCCTCTCTATCCCGCATTGCGACAGCGATTTACGAGCGTGGCGGCGTGGTTGGAGCAGTGTGTCACGGTCCGGCGGGGCTTGTGAATGTCAAACTCTCTAATGGTGAGTATTTGGTTGCAGATAAAATTGTTTCCTGCTTCACCAACGAAGAAGAAGCCGCAGTGGAATTAAGTCAAGTTGTACCGTTTTTATTGGAGTCGAAGCTGATTGAACGCGGTGCAACTGTGGAGAAAGCACCCAATTTTCAAGCCAAGGTGTTCGCGAGCGATCGCCTCGTGACCGGACAAAATCCCGCATCGGCAATGGGTGTCGCTGAGCGTATGGTAGAATTGCTCGCGCAAAGTACGAGCGTTCTTTCCTCAACTGTTTCTGCTTAA
- a CDS encoding LysR family transcriptional regulator: MVNLEWYRSFIEVYRVGTVSGAAQVLHLTQPAVSQHIAALESTLGTQLFQRVPRRMLPTDAGKRLYTQTVAAIETLESIPTKSAMADAPLLIRLGTPPEFFSEYILKCLSLSDTTLFSIRFGLTQELIEQLLEKNLDCVIATQKIPKSELEYQLLVEESFWLVGPPTAIVPVSQDVLQADLTLLEQWLSQQPWIAYSEDLPIIRRFWRVVFGRRLNVNPQFAIPDLRSIRSAISLGLGYSVLPDYLCKEWIAENRLTLVLKPAKAVTNHIWLAYRKSERQSQQTAMLLNLLESASNIYS; this comes from the coding sequence ATGGTAAATTTGGAATGGTATCGTAGCTTTATTGAGGTCTATCGGGTTGGAACCGTATCGGGTGCAGCACAGGTGTTGCATTTAACACAACCTGCAGTCAGTCAGCACATTGCAGCTTTGGAGTCTACCTTGGGTACGCAGTTGTTTCAACGCGTGCCGAGGCGGATGTTACCAACCGACGCGGGAAAGCGGTTGTATACTCAAACTGTCGCTGCTATTGAAACGCTGGAATCGATACCAACTAAGTCAGCCATGGCTGATGCTCCACTTCTCATCAGGCTGGGAACACCGCCAGAATTTTTCTCCGAATACATACTGAAATGTCTATCTCTATCTGATACAACGCTGTTTTCAATTCGATTTGGATTAACCCAGGAATTGATTGAGCAACTCTTGGAGAAGAATCTTGATTGTGTCATTGCTACGCAAAAAATTCCAAAATCGGAACTGGAATATCAACTCCTAGTTGAAGAAAGCTTTTGGCTAGTTGGACCACCGACAGCGATCGTTCCAGTGTCTCAAGATGTCTTACAGGCTGATTTAACACTGCTAGAACAGTGGCTAAGCCAACAACCTTGGATTGCTTATAGTGAGGATTTACCAATCATTCGGCGATTTTGGCGGGTGGTTTTTGGTCGTCGCTTGAATGTTAATCCACAGTTTGCAATCCCAGATTTACGCAGCATTCGGAGTGCGATTTCTCTTGGTTTGGGTTATAGTGTTTTACCAGACTATCTCTGCAAAGAATGGATTGCTGAAAATCGTCTAACGCTAGTTCTTAAACCAGCAAAAGCTGTAACAAATCACATCTGGCTAGCTTACCGAAAATCGGAAAGACAGTCACAACAAACAGCAATGCTTTTGAACTTACTAGAATCTGCATCTAATATATATAGCTAA
- a CDS encoding 2-isopropylmalate synthase translates to MHDASQTIKITIFDTTLRDGELALKRKLTVEQKIRLAMILDEMGVDAIEVGYPGACHKDRDEIFMVSQQVKHSTICGLASSQPDEIAAVASALKPAVRGRINVFTPIGIQSNITASEVLETIQSSVSLARNYCQDVEWSAFDATRCHPDLLCKAVETAIKSGATTIAIPDSLGVASPIEFSHLIETVMHRVPNIDSCTLAVHCHDDRFLAVDNSLAALDVGARQIECSINGLGVRAGNADLAKVVEAISNHSTYYTSIDCSWLKVASEMVSQFTAGSL, encoded by the coding sequence ATGCATGACGCAAGCCAAACTATTAAAATCACAATCTTTGATACGACTTTACGAGATGGAGAACTTGCTTTAAAACGCAAGCTGACAGTCGAGCAAAAGATTCGTTTGGCAATGATTCTTGACGAAATGGGAGTGGACGCAATTGAGGTTGGCTATCCTGGAGCCTGCCACAAAGACCGTGATGAAATTTTCATGGTGTCTCAACAGGTCAAACATTCTACGATCTGCGGTTTGGCAAGTAGTCAACCAGATGAAATTGCTGCGGTTGCGTCGGCACTCAAACCTGCTGTTCGAGGACGCATTAATGTGTTTACTCCCATCGGTATTCAGTCAAATATAACAGCATCAGAGGTCTTAGAAACGATCCAGAGCAGTGTATCTTTAGCAAGGAACTACTGCCAGGATGTAGAATGGTCAGCCTTTGACGCTACGCGCTGCCATCCCGATCTGCTGTGCAAAGCGGTTGAAACAGCTATTAAAAGCGGTGCAACAACGATCGCAATCCCTGACAGTCTGGGGGTTGCTTCACCGATTGAATTTTCTCATCTCATTGAAACGGTGATGCATAGAGTTCCCAATATTGACTCTTGCACTCTTGCAGTCCACTGCCATGATGACCGCTTCCTTGCAGTTGATAATTCCTTAGCGGCTTTGGATGTAGGGGCTAGGCAAATTGAATGCTCCATTAACGGATTGGGAGTACGTGCTGGCAATGCTGACTTGGCAAAGGTTGTGGAGGCGATCTCCAACCATTCCACCTACTACACTTCTATCGATTGCTCATGGCTTAAAGTAGCATCTGAGATGGTGAGTCAATTTACGGCAGGTTCGCTATAG
- a CDS encoding HAD family hydrolase, which produces MECFLRLKQYKIGVLINGQEAQQLEVLKRCGILPFLDIVVTAEAAGSAKPMPQIFQ; this is translated from the coding sequence ATCGAGTGTTTTTTACGATTAAAACAATACAAAATTGGGGTACTAATAAATGGTCAGGAAGCACAGCAGCTTGAAGTACTCAAACGTTGCGGTATTTTGCCTTTTCTAGATATAGTTGTTACTGCTGAAGCCGCAGGATCTGCCAAACCCATGCCTCAAATTTTTCAGTAG